The proteins below are encoded in one region of Danio rerio strain Tuebingen ecotype United States chromosome 14, GRCz12tu, whole genome shotgun sequence:
- the naa15a gene encoding N-alpha-acetyltransferase 15, NatA auxiliary subunit a, with the protein MPSITLPPKENALFKRILRCYEHKQYRNGLKFCKQILSNSKFAEHGETLAMKGLTLNCLGRKEEAYDLVRRGLRNDLKSHVCWHVYGLLQRSDKKYDEAIKCYRNALKWDKDNLQILRDLSLLQIQMRDLEGYRETRYQLLQLRPAQRASWIGYAIAYHLLEDYEMAAKIVEEFRKTQQTSPDKVDYEYSELLLYQNQLLREAELFKEALDHLTSYEKQICDKLAVEETRGELLLKLDRAGEATEVYHRLLERNPENWSYYQGLEKALKPKSAEDKQKIYEDAWVKYPKGLVPRRLPLSFLTGEKFRECLDRYLRMNFSKGCPPVFTTLKSLYHHKDKVAIIEELVVGYDKSLKTCKMFNQNDDGKIEPPTTLLWVQYFLAQHFNHIGKHTVALEYINTAIESTPTLIELFLIKAKIYKHAGNIREAARWMDEAQALDTADRFINSKCAKYLLKAGLIKEAEEMCSKFTREGTSAVENLNEMQCMWFQTECALAYKSLNKYGEALKKCHEIERHFVEITDDQFDFHTYCMRKMTLRSYVDLLNLEDVLRMHPFYFKAARTAIEIYLSLHDNPLSDDNKESQADNANLTDKELKKLRNKQRRAQKKAQLEEEKKNAEKEKQLKNQKKKKEEDEEEIGGPKEELIPEKLAKIENPLEEAVKFLTPLKNLVKNKIETHLLAFEIYLRKEKYLLMLQSVKRAYSLDPDHPWLHQCLVRFFKGVSDSKDMPEAVQTVLKQEITKLFGESDPKTFNKNFLSKHANSIPHRVAAAKMMVFLDSSSEGKAAELATSLNESLTDRSLQTCAEVLQALRDGSLGSQQEKFTESYRVSCHGLYPYAVAFMPPGYQDNTAVTTNGDLSPCDHEDLPNEM; encoded by the exons AGATGCTACGAACACAAGCAGTACAGAAATGGACTCAAGTTTTGCAAACAGATCCTGTCCAACTCAAAGTTTGCCGAACATGGAG AGACCCTGGCAATGAAGGGTCTGACATTAAACTGCTTGGGCCGAAAGGAAGAGGCGTATGACCTGGTGCGACGAGGTTTACGAAACGATCTGAAGAGCCATGTCT GCTGGCACGTGTACGGTCTGCTTCAGCGCTCGGATAAGAAGTATGACGAGGCCATCAAGTGCTACAGAAATGCTCTTAAATGGGACAAAGACAATCTGCAAATCCTCCGAGATCTCTCACTGCTGCAGATCCAAATGAGAGACCTCGAAGGTTACAGG GAGACCAGGTACCAGTTGCTGCAGCTTCGCCCAGCTCAAAGAGCCTCCTGGATCGGATATGCAATAGCGTACCACCTTCTGGAAGATTATGAGATGGCGGCTAAGATCGTGGAGGAGTTTCGCAAAACTCAACAG ACGTCTCCAGATAAAGTGGATTACGAGTACAGCGAGCTGTTACTGTACCAGAATCAGCTGTTGAGGGAAGCAGAGCTTTTCAAAGAAGCCCTCGATCATCTGACCAGCTATGAAAAACAGATCTGTGACAAACTGGCCGTAGAGGAGACACGAG gAGAGCTTCTTCTGAAGTTAGATCGGGCTGGTGAAGCTACAGAGGTTTACCATCGACTGCTGGAGAGAAACCCTGAAAACTGGAGCTATTATCAGGGGTTGGAGAAAGCACTCAAACCAA AGAGTGCTGAGGACAAGCAGAAAATCTATGAAGACGCCTGGGTTAAGTATCCGAAAGGCCTGGTGCCAAGAAGACTCCCTCTCAGCTTCCTCACGG GTGAGAAGTTTCGAGAGTGTTTGGACCGCTACTTGAGGATGAACTTCAGCAAAGGGTGCCCGCCAGTTTTTACCACACTCAAATCACTCTACCATCACAAAGACAAG GTAGCGATAATTGAGGAGTTAGTTGTGGGCTATGATAAAAGTTTGAAGACCTGTAAAATGTTCAACCAAAATG ATGACGGGAAAATCGAGCCTCCCACTACTCTACTCTGGGTTCAGTATTTCCTGGCACAACATTTCAACCATATCGGCAAACACACGGTTGCCCTTGAATACATCAACACAGCCATCGAAAGCACACCGACCCTCATAGAGCTCTTCCTCATTAAGGCAAAGATATACAAG CACGCAGGCAACATCCGTGAAGCTGCTCGCTGGATGGACGAGGCTCAGGCTCTGGACACCGCCGACCGCTTCATCAACTCTAAATGTGCCAAGTATTTGCTCAAGGCTGGACTCATCAAAGAGGCGGAGGAGATGTGCTCCAAGTTCACACGG GAAGGAACCTCAGCAGTGGAGAATCTGAATGAGATGCAGTGCATGTGGTTCCAGACCGAATGTGCTTTGGCCTACAAGTCCTTGAACAAATATGGAGAGGCTCTGAAGAAGTGCCATGAGATCGAGAGG CATTTTGTGGAGATAACAGACGACCAGTTTGACTTCCACACATACTGTATGCGGAAGATGACGCTGCGCTCGTACGTTGATCTGCTCAATCTGGAGGATGTGTTGCGAATGCATCCTTTCTACTTCAAGGCAGCGCGGACGGCCATCGAGATCTACCTCAGCCTTCACGATAACCCGCTCTCCGATGACAACAAGGAGTCGCAGGCCGACAACG CCAACCTGACAGACAAGGAGCTGAAGAAATTGCGCAACAAACAGAGACGTGCCCAGAAGAAAGCTCAGTTGGAGGAGGAAAAGAAGAACGCTGAGAAGGAGAAACAGCTAAAGAACCAAAAGAAGAAAaaggaggaggatgaggaggagatTGGAGGACCTAAAGAGGAGCTCATACCAGAGAAACTGGCAAAG ATTGAGAATCCTCTAGAAGAAGCGGTGAAGTTCTTGACTCCTCTGAAGAACTTGGTAAAGAATAAAATCGAGACGCATCTGCTGGCATTTGAGATCTACCTCAGGAAAG AAAAGTATCTGCTGATGCTGCAGTCGGTGAAGAGAGCTTATTCCCTGGACCCCGATCACCCGTGGCTCCACCAGTGTTTAGTGCGGTTCTTCAAAGGAG TGTCGGACAGTAAGGATATGCCGGAGGCTGTGCAGACGGTTCTGAAACAGGAGATCACCAAGCTGTTTGGCGAGAGCGACCCTAAAACCTTCAACAAGAACTTCCtgagcaaacatgcaaactcaatacCACACAGAGTTGCAG CTGCTAAGATGATGGTGTTTCTGGACTCTTCCTCTGAAGGAAAGGCTGCGGAGCTGGCTACCTCTTTAAACGAGTCCCTCACAGACAGAAGCCTTCAG ACGTGTGCAGAGGTGCTCCAGGCACTGAGAGACGGCAGTCTGGGCTCCCAGCAGGAGAAATTCACTGAATCCTACCGCGTGTCCTGCCACGGCCTCTACCCTTACGCCGTGGCCTTCATGCCTCCCGGCTATCAGGACAACACAGCGGTGACCACCAACGGAGACCTTTCCCCCTGCGACCACGAGGACCTGCCCAACGAGATGTGA
- the naa15a gene encoding N-alpha-acetyltransferase 15, NatA auxiliary subunit a isoform X1, which translates to MSVCVISSGLLQVAIIEELVVGYDKSLKTCKMFNQNDDGKIEPPTTLLWVQYFLAQHFNHIGKHTVALEYINTAIESTPTLIELFLIKAKIYKHAGNIREAARWMDEAQALDTADRFINSKCAKYLLKAGLIKEAEEMCSKFTREGTSAVENLNEMQCMWFQTECALAYKSLNKYGEALKKCHEIERHFVEITDDQFDFHTYCMRKMTLRSYVDLLNLEDVLRMHPFYFKAARTAIEIYLSLHDNPLSDDNKESQADNANLTDKELKKLRNKQRRAQKKAQLEEEKKNAEKEKQLKNQKKKKEEDEEEIGGPKEELIPEKLAKIENPLEEAVKFLTPLKNLVKNKIETHLLAFEIYLRKEKYLLMLQSVKRAYSLDPDHPWLHQCLVRFFKGVSDSKDMPEAVQTVLKQEITKLFGESDPKTFNKNFLSKHANSIPHRVAAAKMMVFLDSSSEGKAAELATSLNESLTDRSLQTCAEVLQALRDGSLGSQQEKFTESYRVSCHGLYPYAVAFMPPGYQDNTAVTTNGDLSPCDHEDLPNEM; encoded by the exons ATGTCAGTTTGTGTAATATCTTCTGGTCTTTTGCAGGTAGCGATAATTGAGGAGTTAGTTGTGGGCTATGATAAAAGTTTGAAGACCTGTAAAATGTTCAACCAAAATG ATGACGGGAAAATCGAGCCTCCCACTACTCTACTCTGGGTTCAGTATTTCCTGGCACAACATTTCAACCATATCGGCAAACACACGGTTGCCCTTGAATACATCAACACAGCCATCGAAAGCACACCGACCCTCATAGAGCTCTTCCTCATTAAGGCAAAGATATACAAG CACGCAGGCAACATCCGTGAAGCTGCTCGCTGGATGGACGAGGCTCAGGCTCTGGACACCGCCGACCGCTTCATCAACTCTAAATGTGCCAAGTATTTGCTCAAGGCTGGACTCATCAAAGAGGCGGAGGAGATGTGCTCCAAGTTCACACGG GAAGGAACCTCAGCAGTGGAGAATCTGAATGAGATGCAGTGCATGTGGTTCCAGACCGAATGTGCTTTGGCCTACAAGTCCTTGAACAAATATGGAGAGGCTCTGAAGAAGTGCCATGAGATCGAGAGG CATTTTGTGGAGATAACAGACGACCAGTTTGACTTCCACACATACTGTATGCGGAAGATGACGCTGCGCTCGTACGTTGATCTGCTCAATCTGGAGGATGTGTTGCGAATGCATCCTTTCTACTTCAAGGCAGCGCGGACGGCCATCGAGATCTACCTCAGCCTTCACGATAACCCGCTCTCCGATGACAACAAGGAGTCGCAGGCCGACAACG CCAACCTGACAGACAAGGAGCTGAAGAAATTGCGCAACAAACAGAGACGTGCCCAGAAGAAAGCTCAGTTGGAGGAGGAAAAGAAGAACGCTGAGAAGGAGAAACAGCTAAAGAACCAAAAGAAGAAAaaggaggaggatgaggaggagatTGGAGGACCTAAAGAGGAGCTCATACCAGAGAAACTGGCAAAG ATTGAGAATCCTCTAGAAGAAGCGGTGAAGTTCTTGACTCCTCTGAAGAACTTGGTAAAGAATAAAATCGAGACGCATCTGCTGGCATTTGAGATCTACCTCAGGAAAG AAAAGTATCTGCTGATGCTGCAGTCGGTGAAGAGAGCTTATTCCCTGGACCCCGATCACCCGTGGCTCCACCAGTGTTTAGTGCGGTTCTTCAAAGGAG TGTCGGACAGTAAGGATATGCCGGAGGCTGTGCAGACGGTTCTGAAACAGGAGATCACCAAGCTGTTTGGCGAGAGCGACCCTAAAACCTTCAACAAGAACTTCCtgagcaaacatgcaaactcaatacCACACAGAGTTGCAG CTGCTAAGATGATGGTGTTTCTGGACTCTTCCTCTGAAGGAAAGGCTGCGGAGCTGGCTACCTCTTTAAACGAGTCCCTCACAGACAGAAGCCTTCAG ACGTGTGCAGAGGTGCTCCAGGCACTGAGAGACGGCAGTCTGGGCTCCCAGCAGGAGAAATTCACTGAATCCTACCGCGTGTCCTGCCACGGCCTCTACCCTTACGCCGTGGCCTTCATGCCTCCCGGCTATCAGGACAACACAGCGGTGACCACCAACGGAGACCTTTCCCCCTGCGACCACGAGGACCTGCCCAACGAGATGTGA